A single region of the Paramicrobacterium fandaimingii genome encodes:
- a CDS encoding Ku protein encodes MRAIWTGAISFGLVNVPVKLYSATEKRAVTLHQVHDADGGRIHNQRRCDVCGRTISYDHIEKAHVDDDETVVLTKKELDALPQERSKEISVVEFVPSKQIDPILYDKSYFLEPTGKSLKAYVLLRRTLEKTDRTAIVQLALRQRTRLAALRVRGDMLMVQTLRWPEEIREPSFPALDEKVRVSAKEMDLSASLVKTYAADFSPEDFHDEYEEELEKLIDAKLKQGEALDTDATFGEVDGSEGAEVVDLMEALKKSVKKSRASKRGGQARKTSKKSASSAQKKTSGSSSRARKGA; translated from the coding sequence ATGAGAGCAATCTGGACAGGCGCGATCAGCTTCGGTCTCGTGAACGTGCCGGTGAAGCTGTATAGCGCAACGGAGAAGCGCGCTGTCACACTTCACCAGGTGCACGATGCAGACGGCGGGCGCATACATAACCAGCGACGATGCGATGTGTGCGGTCGAACGATCTCGTACGACCACATCGAGAAGGCGCACGTCGACGACGATGAGACCGTCGTGCTGACCAAGAAGGAGCTTGATGCTCTGCCGCAGGAGCGCAGCAAGGAGATCTCTGTCGTCGAGTTCGTGCCGAGTAAGCAGATTGACCCGATCCTGTACGACAAGAGCTACTTTCTCGAGCCGACGGGGAAGTCTCTGAAGGCCTATGTGCTCTTGCGACGCACGCTTGAAAAGACGGATCGTACGGCGATCGTGCAGCTCGCGCTTCGGCAGAGAACGCGCCTCGCTGCACTTCGTGTGCGCGGCGACATGCTGATGGTGCAGACGCTGCGCTGGCCTGAAGAGATTCGAGAGCCGTCATTCCCCGCGCTTGACGAGAAGGTGCGTGTCTCGGCCAAGGAGATGGATCTCTCGGCATCCCTCGTGAAGACATACGCGGCGGATTTCTCCCCCGAGGACTTTCACGACGAATATGAGGAGGAACTGGAGAAACTCATCGACGCGAAGCTCAAGCAGGGCGAGGCTCTCGATACCGATGCGACATTCGGTGAGGTTGACGGTTCCGAGGGCGCCGAAGTGGTTGACCTCATGGAAGCACTGAAGAAGAGCGTGAAGAAGTCCCGCGCGTCAAAACGCGGTGGGCAGGCCAGGAAGACGTCGAAGAAATCGGCTTCGTCGGCGCAGAAGAAGACGAGCGGGTCGTCGTCACGCGCCCGGAAGGGCGCTTGA
- a CDS encoding ATP-dependent DNA ligase, with protein sequence MATSKRQTVEVGGRKLQVSNLDKVLYPSTGTTKRDVLDYFSEIAPAMIPHCRDRAATRKRWPNGVGEEGSGQMFFQKDIGDGAPEWVKLRSIRHSDHVNQYPLVNDSATLTWLGQLAALEIHVPQWRFGPRGAQRNPDRLVLDLDPGEGVTLRECADVARRSRDILHDMGLSVVPVTSGSKGIHLYAALDESQSSDQVSKVARELARSLEADYPGEITAEMKRSARVGKVFIDWSQNNASKTTVAPYSLRGRSTPMVAAPRTWGELASPHLTQLDYREVLKRVKRRGDPMAEFGDEDDEEPSRDRLTMYRSKRTQGKTPEPIPDTVARGPRAQPMFVIQKHHARTLHDDFRLEHDGVLVSWALPKGVPTDPARNHLAVPTEDHPLDYGTFEGRIPKGEYGAGLVEIWDTGTIDVDTWEDGKVVATLRGQSGGGLGGQRTYALFRTKDDPDKPQWMIHLMDEEAAQKHSGESTSSTRIRSSRSRSATVSLRPMLATRGTVAQVNGRSAADWAFEMKWDGMRALIHIDGDSVRLTSRSGRDVTSSYPEFADAADDVDADSCVLDAELVALDDGGRPDFSRMQQRMNVSKPRDVARARASVPVTAMVFDVLEINGQPTTLLPYADRRELLGDTVDEDSTQVLFVPPAFDGDVDAAIASSREKNLEGVMAKRRDSTYSPGARSRDWLKLPHAETAEVVVIGWRPSEAEPEGIASLLVAIPGDDGLTYAGRVGTGFSTRDRRTIRAELGKLGRKTAPVRDVPRTDARDANWVTPRRVAEVTYRELTTDHRLRHPTWRGWRPDKSVDEVNVPGA encoded by the coding sequence ATGGCCACGTCAAAGAGACAGACCGTTGAGGTTGGCGGTCGAAAGCTGCAGGTGTCAAACCTCGACAAGGTGCTGTACCCCTCAACGGGTACGACAAAGCGAGATGTCCTCGACTACTTCAGCGAAATCGCTCCCGCGATGATCCCCCACTGCCGTGATCGGGCTGCCACCCGCAAACGGTGGCCGAACGGCGTCGGAGAGGAGGGCTCCGGGCAGATGTTCTTTCAGAAAGACATCGGCGACGGCGCACCCGAGTGGGTAAAGCTGCGCAGCATCCGTCATTCTGACCACGTCAATCAGTATCCGCTCGTGAACGACAGTGCGACTCTCACGTGGCTCGGTCAGCTCGCCGCCCTCGAGATTCACGTGCCGCAATGGCGTTTCGGTCCCCGAGGTGCCCAGCGAAACCCCGACCGCCTCGTGCTCGACCTCGATCCGGGTGAGGGAGTGACTCTTCGCGAGTGCGCGGATGTCGCGCGTCGCTCTCGCGACATTCTGCACGACATGGGACTGAGCGTTGTCCCTGTGACAAGCGGGAGCAAGGGAATCCACCTCTACGCGGCACTCGACGAATCGCAGAGCTCTGATCAGGTGTCGAAGGTCGCACGTGAACTCGCTCGATCGCTGGAGGCGGACTATCCCGGTGAGATCACAGCAGAGATGAAGCGCTCTGCTCGTGTGGGAAAGGTCTTCATCGACTGGAGCCAGAACAATGCGAGCAAAACCACAGTCGCGCCGTATTCGCTGCGGGGGCGCAGCACTCCAATGGTCGCCGCGCCACGCACATGGGGCGAGCTCGCCTCGCCTCATCTCACGCAGCTTGATTACCGGGAAGTCCTCAAGCGAGTGAAGCGTCGGGGCGATCCGATGGCCGAGTTCGGCGACGAAGACGATGAGGAGCCTTCCCGAGATCGCTTGACGATGTACCGGTCGAAGCGCACGCAGGGCAAGACGCCAGAGCCGATCCCAGATACTGTCGCTCGAGGGCCGCGCGCACAACCGATGTTCGTCATTCAGAAACATCACGCCCGCACCCTGCATGACGACTTTCGCCTTGAGCACGACGGTGTTCTCGTCAGCTGGGCGCTGCCGAAGGGAGTGCCCACCGACCCCGCGCGCAATCATCTCGCTGTGCCGACGGAGGATCACCCTCTCGATTACGGAACCTTTGAAGGCCGAATTCCGAAGGGCGAATACGGTGCGGGCCTCGTTGAGATCTGGGACACCGGCACGATCGACGTCGATACGTGGGAAGACGGCAAGGTGGTGGCGACATTGCGAGGGCAGAGCGGTGGCGGTCTCGGCGGTCAGCGCACCTACGCGCTGTTTCGCACAAAAGACGACCCTGACAAGCCGCAGTGGATGATCCACCTCATGGATGAGGAAGCCGCACAGAAGCACAGCGGCGAGAGCACCTCCTCCACTCGCATCCGTTCTTCACGTTCACGGTCGGCGACGGTCTCACTTCGCCCAATGCTCGCCACACGGGGCACGGTTGCACAGGTGAACGGGCGATCCGCGGCCGACTGGGCGTTCGAGATGAAATGGGATGGCATGCGCGCGCTCATTCACATCGACGGCGACAGCGTGCGACTCACCAGCCGCAGCGGTCGCGATGTCACGAGCAGCTACCCAGAGTTCGCCGACGCCGCTGACGACGTCGATGCCGACTCGTGTGTGCTCGATGCCGAGCTTGTCGCCCTCGACGACGGCGGTCGCCCTGATTTCAGCCGTATGCAACAGCGCATGAACGTGTCGAAGCCTCGTGACGTCGCGCGCGCACGCGCTAGCGTTCCCGTGACCGCCATGGTGTTCGATGTTCTCGAGATCAACGGGCAACCCACCACGTTGCTGCCGTACGCTGATCGACGCGAGCTACTCGGCGACACGGTCGACGAGGATTCCACTCAAGTGCTCTTCGTTCCTCCGGCGTTCGACGGCGATGTCGATGCGGCGATCGCGTCAAGCCGCGAGAAGAATCTCGAAGGTGTGATGGCAAAGCGCCGCGACAGCACGTACTCTCCAGGCGCTCGCTCGCGCGACTGGCTGAAGCTCCCCCATGCCGAAACGGCCGAGGTTGTTGTCATCGGGTGGCGGCCAAGCGAGGCCGAGCCCGAGGGAATCGCATCGTTGCTGGTTGCGATTCCCGGTGACGACGGTCTCACGTATGCGGGTCGCGTCGGAACGGGATTCTCCACTCGCGATCGACGTACCATTCGTGCTGAGCTCGGGAAGCTGGGCCGAAAAACGGCTCCCGTTCGCGACGTGCCGCGAACCGACGCACGCGATGCGAACTGGGTAACCCCACGTCGTGTGGCAGAGGTCACATACCGCGAGCTCACGACAGACCATCGTCTCCGTCATCCGACGTGGCGCGGCTGGCGGCCAGACAAGTCTGTCGATGAGGTGAACGTGCCTGGCGCGTGA
- a CDS encoding dihydrolipoamide acetyltransferase family protein yields MMIEITMPRLSDTMEEGAIATWHKKAGDTVEEGDVLVEIETDKATMEYEAYESGTLAEILVEEGELVAIGTPIAKLDDGSGDDGGDSDSGTARSAKDDSAEEKAETADEKAEPADETAETDASSSESSEKTANAPQNDGERQFASPLVRKLARDYDLDLSTVKGTGPGGRIIRADIDPLLSEAPSSSKKAEAKPEAKSAPKEAPKPSSDDERRGSEKQPISSIRRVIARRLGESARDVPHFYVTAVADAEELVKLRGSLNEQLVASGRPKVSVNDLLVRAAALALREHPEVNASYVGDDADHTLRHSRVNVGVAVASEVGLMVPVIDDADTKTVTQLGIETKKLAKLANEKKLSPTQMSGGTFTISNLGMFGVEEFTAIINPPEGAILAVGGTKQEAVVVDGEIVARHRMRYTLSSDHRIIDGALAAQFLQTLTRFIENPWTIIA; encoded by the coding sequence ATGATGATTGAAATCACAATGCCGCGACTCTCCGACACCATGGAGGAGGGCGCAATCGCCACCTGGCACAAGAAGGCTGGCGACACCGTAGAAGAAGGCGACGTTCTCGTCGAGATCGAGACCGACAAGGCCACGATGGAGTACGAGGCGTACGAATCGGGAACTCTCGCAGAGATCCTCGTGGAGGAAGGCGAGCTCGTTGCGATTGGAACGCCGATCGCAAAGCTCGATGACGGCTCAGGCGACGACGGAGGCGACTCTGATTCGGGCACGGCGCGGTCGGCGAAAGATGACTCCGCCGAGGAGAAGGCCGAGACTGCCGACGAGAAGGCTGAGCCTGCCGATGAGACGGCCGAGACGGATGCTTCGTCAAGCGAGTCTTCCGAGAAGACAGCCAATGCTCCGCAGAATGACGGTGAGCGGCAGTTCGCCTCTCCGCTCGTGCGCAAGCTTGCTCGCGACTACGACCTCGACCTGAGCACGGTCAAGGGAACGGGCCCAGGCGGCCGCATCATTCGCGCCGACATTGACCCGCTTCTCTCAGAGGCACCGTCGTCGTCGAAGAAGGCCGAAGCGAAGCCTGAGGCGAAGAGCGCTCCCAAGGAAGCCCCGAAGCCGTCGTCAGATGACGAACGGCGCGGGTCGGAGAAGCAGCCGATCAGCAGCATCCGTCGTGTGATCGCCCGCAGGCTGGGGGAGAGTGCGCGGGACGTCCCGCATTTCTACGTGACGGCTGTGGCAGACGCCGAAGAGCTCGTGAAGCTGCGCGGCTCGCTCAATGAGCAGCTCGTTGCGTCGGGTCGGCCCAAGGTCAGCGTCAACGACCTTCTTGTGCGCGCCGCTGCTCTCGCACTGCGCGAGCACCCCGAGGTGAATGCGTCCTACGTTGGCGACGACGCCGATCACACACTGCGGCACTCGCGGGTCAACGTGGGCGTCGCCGTTGCCAGTGAGGTGGGCCTCATGGTTCCGGTGATCGACGATGCCGACACCAAGACGGTCACCCAGCTGGGAATCGAGACCAAGAAGCTCGCGAAGCTGGCGAACGAGAAGAAGCTCAGCCCGACCCAGATGTCGGGCGGCACGTTCACGATCAGCAACCTCGGTATGTTCGGCGTCGAGGAGTTCACGGCGATCATCAACCCGCCCGAGGGCGCGATCCTCGCCGTCGGCGGTACCAAGCAGGAGGCAGTCGTCGTCGACGGCGAGATTGTCGCCCGTCACCGTATGCGGTACACGCTCTCGAGCGATCACCGCATCATCGACGGGGCGCTTGCCGCGCAGTTCCTGCAGACGCTCACGCGTTTCATCGAGAACCCGTGGACGATCATCGCCTGA
- a CDS encoding alpha-ketoacid dehydrogenase subunit beta, whose product MSIMTYRQALHDTLRSEMLRDDDVFLMGEEIGIFEGSYKITAGMLEEFGEKRVRDTPIAEEGFTGAAIGAAMIGLRPVVEIMTINFSLLALDQIVNHAAKIYGMFGGQAKVPMVIRTPGGGGQQLGATHSQNIELYYSFVPGMKVVAPSTPADAKALLLAAIRDDDPVLFLENLGLYNTKGEVPDGDEAAEIGKAKVTREGTDLTLIGYSRMATVATAVAEELAEKEGLDIEVVDLRSLRPLDRETFVESVKKTHAAVVLEDDWLTYGIGAEIAASISDGAFDYLDAPVRRVAMAEVPLPYAKPLETAALPSADDVKNAIRQTLDAVGHRR is encoded by the coding sequence ATGAGCATCATGACCTACCGCCAGGCGCTGCACGACACCCTGCGCTCCGAGATGCTCCGCGATGACGACGTCTTCCTCATGGGGGAAGAGATCGGCATCTTCGAAGGCTCGTACAAGATCACTGCCGGCATGCTCGAGGAGTTCGGCGAGAAGCGGGTGCGCGACACGCCGATCGCCGAAGAAGGATTCACCGGCGCCGCCATCGGCGCCGCGATGATCGGCCTGCGACCCGTTGTCGAGATCATGACGATCAACTTCTCGCTGCTCGCTCTCGATCAGATCGTGAATCACGCCGCGAAGATCTATGGCATGTTCGGCGGTCAGGCCAAGGTGCCGATGGTGATCCGCACTCCCGGTGGCGGAGGCCAGCAGCTGGGGGCCACGCACTCGCAGAACATCGAGCTCTACTACTCGTTCGTTCCCGGGATGAAGGTCGTTGCCCCGAGCACGCCAGCCGATGCCAAAGCATTGCTTCTGGCGGCAATCCGCGATGACGACCCGGTGCTGTTTCTCGAAAACCTCGGGCTGTACAACACAAAGGGCGAAGTTCCCGATGGTGACGAGGCAGCAGAGATCGGCAAGGCAAAGGTTACCCGCGAGGGCACCGACCTCACGCTCATCGGCTACTCGCGCATGGCCACGGTTGCGACGGCTGTGGCCGAAGAGCTTGCAGAGAAGGAAGGCCTCGATATCGAGGTCGTCGATCTGCGCAGCCTCCGACCCCTCGACCGCGAGACGTTCGTCGAATCGGTGAAGAAAACGCACGCGGCGGTCGTTCTCGAAGACGACTGGCTCACCTACGGAATCGGGGCAGAGATCGCGGCATCCATCTCGGACGGCGCCTTCGACTACCTCGACGCCCCCGTTCGCCGTGTCGCAATGGCCGAAGTGCCGCTGCCCTACGCGAAGCCCCTTGAGACGGCAGCCCTGCCGTCTGCGGATGACGTGAAGAACGCCATCCGTCAGACCCTCGACGCGGTCGGACACCGCAGGTAA